A single Paracholeplasma manati DNA region contains:
- a CDS encoding carbohydrate ABC transporter permease has product MNKQDSRLKEMIWVFRSKLHHMAVIIDNFLSKFGLEFIVRWPAWLKAIFYLIPALTLLMIFTFYPIFNSFLISFYTGYNIQRGDFEGYILFGNYLTVLRHANFGRAIFNTSMIVLISVPVTIFVGLMIAVALNAIKPLKGFYQSIFFLPYVTNSIAIGLVFAFMFKGNSNDLTNLGLANQVLTWVGLQPIVWIGVGATYWSAMSVILIYSVWNGLAFKIIVFLAGIQGIDKQYYQAAQIDGASRSKSFYRITVPMISPMIFYILITSVIGAFKTYSSVVAIIDRTGLITTGANGTINLKTIVFYIYDYIGLASQDGLMSYASAAAIILFGIILVFTLLQLEVGKRRVHY; this is encoded by the coding sequence ATGAACAAGCAAGACTCAAGATTAAAAGAAATGATCTGGGTCTTCAGAAGTAAATTGCACCATATGGCAGTGATTATAGACAATTTCCTATCGAAATTTGGTCTAGAATTCATTGTGAGATGGCCAGCTTGGTTAAAAGCGATTTTCTACTTGATCCCAGCACTAACATTATTAATGATTTTCACCTTTTACCCAATTTTTAACTCATTCTTGATTTCCTTCTATACCGGATATAACATCCAAAGAGGGGATTTTGAAGGGTATATCTTATTTGGCAATTACTTAACGGTCCTTAGACATGCAAACTTCGGTAGAGCCATTTTCAATACCAGTATGATTGTATTGATTTCTGTCCCAGTCACGATTTTTGTCGGATTGATGATTGCGGTTGCGCTCAATGCGATTAAACCATTGAAAGGCTTCTATCAATCGATTTTCTTCTTACCGTATGTTACCAACTCCATCGCGATTGGGTTAGTATTCGCCTTTATGTTTAAAGGGAACTCTAACGACTTAACCAACCTCGGGTTAGCCAACCAAGTATTGACTTGGGTAGGTTTACAACCGATTGTTTGGATTGGGGTCGGTGCGACCTATTGGTCTGCGATGAGCGTTATCTTGATCTACTCTGTATGGAACGGACTAGCATTTAAGATCATCGTCTTCTTAGCAGGTATCCAAGGCATCGATAAACAATACTATCAAGCCGCACAAATCGATGGTGCTTCTAGAAGTAAATCCTTCTACCGAATTACCGTTCCAATGATATCGCCGATGATATTCTACATCTTGATTACTTCCGTTATTGGGGCATTCAAGACCTATTCAAGTGTCGTTGCGATTATTGACCGTACTGGGTTAATCACCACCGGTGCGAATGGGACCATCAACTTAAAGACCATCGTATTCTACATTTACGATTACATCGGATTGGCATCACAAGACGGACTCATGTCCTACGCGTCTGCCGCTGCGATCATCTTATTTGGCATCATCTTGGTATTCACGCTACTCCAACTTGAAGTTGGTAAACGTAGAGTCCATTACTAG
- a CDS encoding extracellular solute-binding protein — protein sequence MKRITSLLIVLFAVVMLTACAKQRDQAPTISGAQLNPVVQQGGTYNPLDGVTADDREDGNLTSQIVVSGFDQDDLNYAGTYVITLKVTDSAGNEAVVTINLTVEGTTQAQPPVLNGIKAQQTYYIGSGDFNPIAGVTAIDPVDGNITASIQVTGTLLLDTPGQYTLTVRVTNQAGVRASASITVTVAVSDIPFQLTTDPIEITIWHAMGASNQALLEKYAASFKEKYPNVTVVIPAGVGNYDTLKTNMINAITANAMPNLVQAYPDHVAEYLNGKAVLNLNPYIESTTWGLNGADALDDIIQSYLDENSQYDANGTYYSLPFNKSTEVMIYNKTAFDALSLPVPQTWQDIIAAAPALKAYGDAIAEAKVRAANPGMTEMALAPLIEAAKALIIPASYDSTGNAFITFTRQFEGGYTALNYSTFKGEYLWVNNTNTTAAMQFLKDNKAVITLPEFWDQQYASTPFVNQQTFVTIGSSAGVRYNVPSSDPTTGQPVFQIGVAPVPYNADKPNAKAVIQQGTNISLMKTGTEQQQLASWLFLKHLISLENTTDWAMETGYLPVRTSAYESTTYQTFLTNPTANQLYISMAANAAYLQRNNMYYDPAFIGSSRARTQVGLALERIMLGDGNIAAALQDAYTEANLGGQ from the coding sequence ATGAAGAGAATTACGTCGCTTTTAATTGTTCTATTCGCTGTAGTGATGCTAACGGCATGTGCTAAGCAAAGAGACCAAGCACCAACCATCTCTGGCGCACAACTGAACCCAGTTGTACAACAAGGTGGCACTTACAACCCATTAGATGGCGTCACTGCTGACGACCGTGAAGATGGCAATTTAACAAGTCAAATCGTGGTAAGCGGTTTTGACCAGGATGATTTAAATTATGCTGGTACATACGTGATTACCTTAAAAGTTACCGACTCTGCAGGCAACGAAGCTGTTGTTACCATCAACTTAACCGTTGAAGGTACGACTCAAGCGCAACCACCAGTACTTAACGGTATTAAAGCTCAACAAACCTACTACATTGGTTCTGGTGACTTTAACCCAATCGCTGGTGTTACTGCAATTGACCCTGTCGATGGCAACATCACAGCGTCTATTCAAGTTACCGGTACATTGTTATTGGATACCCCAGGACAATATACATTAACCGTTAGAGTTACCAACCAAGCTGGTGTTAGAGCATCCGCTTCCATCACTGTAACTGTTGCAGTTTCTGATATTCCTTTCCAATTAACCACAGACCCAATTGAAATTACCATTTGGCATGCAATGGGTGCATCCAACCAAGCATTGCTTGAAAAGTATGCAGCATCCTTCAAAGAAAAATACCCTAACGTCACTGTTGTGATCCCTGCTGGTGTAGGTAACTATGATACCTTAAAGACCAACATGATCAACGCGATTACAGCAAACGCGATGCCAAACCTTGTTCAAGCTTATCCTGACCATGTCGCTGAATACCTCAATGGTAAAGCGGTATTGAACTTGAACCCTTACATTGAATCCACCACTTGGGGACTCAATGGTGCTGACGCATTGGATGACATCATTCAATCTTACTTAGATGAAAACAGCCAATACGACGCAAACGGCACTTACTATTCATTACCATTCAACAAATCCACTGAAGTCATGATTTATAACAAGACTGCATTTGATGCATTGTCTTTACCAGTACCACAAACATGGCAAGACATCATCGCTGCTGCACCAGCTTTAAAAGCATATGGTGACGCGATTGCAGAAGCGAAAGTCAGAGCAGCTAACCCTGGTATGACTGAAATGGCATTAGCACCGCTCATCGAAGCCGCTAAAGCATTAATCATCCCTGCATCTTATGACTCCACAGGTAATGCGTTCATCACTTTCACAAGACAATTTGAAGGTGGTTATACCGCACTGAACTATTCGACATTCAAAGGCGAATACTTATGGGTAAATAACACGAATACAACGGCAGCTATGCAATTCTTAAAGGATAACAAAGCTGTGATCACATTACCGGAATTTTGGGATCAACAATATGCATCTACCCCATTCGTTAACCAACAAACATTCGTGACCATCGGTTCATCTGCAGGTGTACGTTACAACGTGCCTTCATCTGACCCTACAACAGGTCAACCAGTGTTCCAAATTGGTGTAGCACCAGTCCCTTACAACGCTGACAAACCTAATGCGAAAGCCGTTATCCAACAAGGTACAAATATTTCCTTAATGAAGACTGGTACTGAACAACAACAACTCGCTTCATGGTTATTCTTAAAGCACCTAATCAGCCTTGAAAACACCACTGACTGGGCAATGGAAACCGGTTATCTACCAGTGAGAACCAGTGCTTATGAATCCACCACTTATCAAACATTCTTAACCAACCCAACAGCAAACCAACTATACATTTCAATGGCAGCCAATGCAGCATACCTACAAAGAAACAATATGTACTATGACCCTGCATTCATCGGATCTTCTAGAGCAAGAACTCAAGTCGGTCTAGCCCTTGAAAGAATCATGCTTGGGGACGGTAATATTGCCGCTGCATTACAAGATGCCTATACTGAGGCAAATCTAGGCGGACAATAA
- a CDS encoding immunoglobulin-like domain-containing protein, with protein MSTKRFSFTKGIVALVLTLVAILGLVACETPAANPDKEAVEAALDQVALVYGQGDTASSVTRDITFPTALGEITISWVSSNAAVISNDGSVVRPNADTVVTVTATLTLREVTETKVFQITVKAAEAAATPEEALAALQIFSSSLVYNETTGRYTTTSDLFLPTRSMKLDIVWTSPNPSVINTAGKVVRPAWGQSDQTVILVASVGDATREFIITVPAINVKPNNIAVAEAKDALLLAGIGNGVAADLVLPTTVGSDGVTVTWSSNNPEVISNAGVVTRQPENVTVILTATLTKGTVSDTKEFEVVVLSFAPFTEVASLQAALDLSIVNRALETPVDTYAKVLGVTVVGVSGDGYMIYDGASLLYVYTGGTPAASIKVGDVYDITGFVDYYFGSWQFNGTKSAEMPTILKASTEAASVLTAQTLPGTITQYIATLPQTFTQTAPFPYAYLQLEGKVRVQGTGNYDVFVVDFDYAGSGINSAANSPFTPDALMVYYKSNIDALRGLDGLKVRMNVFLYSYRTDRTIFTFIFTGVTEDIEILPMTDQESVDAAAIQAGAALPAIQETAATLTLPTDLLGTTIVWTSSDNALINPTTGVVTPVEGSQTAVTLTATITKGEASKVQNYVVKVGQIPLSTVAQVVAADVNSTVYRVQGTVTASEYYRTYFIQQGDAGIAIYTSNATLLATLKANVGKDVEVIGTRAVFSGMRQMAPSEIKALNTTGTVTAVNADAVALNATDMLPYQGRLVTLTQLKVVALPAQSYGNVVVVLEQVATGKRIDMKWDSRVALSTAQAALLASLTVGKEVSVTNVLAWNNNPYFYFTDSTIVTEVALTDATKVAGDKVALMLPAEVKSNQTLTLPATGANGSAITWATDNAAVISEAGVVTLPVSGQVTVKLTATVTLGTVTETREFNIVVGLSDQDLVDADAAALVVAAAHTTATTITLPATGANGAAIVWTSSDNALIDPATGAVVMPVSGQVVVTLTATLSLNAATKVVTFEVTLGTNSEPQQYATDLFISEYIEGSSNNKAIEIYNGTGAAVDLSAYRLDLYSNGATTASTTNTITLSGTLAHGDVVVVYNSGAVAGISSVGDFTSTVTFFNGDDAVVLVKNDVIIDVFGVIGNDPGTSWTIGDDATATADNTVVRVGTVMGPTTTWNPAEWMVYPVDTFTYLGSHTMGQPA; from the coding sequence ATGAGTACCAAAAGATTCAGTTTCACAAAAGGTATCGTCGCTCTAGTTCTAACGCTAGTAGCAATTCTTGGCTTGGTTGCCTGCGAAACACCTGCAGCAAACCCAGACAAAGAGGCTGTTGAAGCAGCATTAGATCAAGTGGCTTTAGTCTATGGACAAGGCGATACAGCATCGAGTGTTACAAGAGATATTACATTCCCTACAGCACTTGGTGAAATTACCATTTCATGGGTATCAAGCAATGCAGCTGTCATTTCAAATGATGGTAGTGTTGTAAGACCAAACGCGGATACCGTAGTTACTGTAACTGCAACGTTAACATTACGTGAAGTTACTGAAACTAAAGTGTTCCAAATTACAGTTAAAGCTGCAGAAGCAGCCGCAACACCAGAAGAAGCGCTAGCCGCACTTCAAATTTTCAGTAGCTCATTGGTTTACAACGAAACTACAGGCAGATACACCACCACTAGTGATTTGTTCTTACCTACAAGATCAATGAAATTAGACATCGTTTGGACATCACCAAACCCATCAGTTATCAACACTGCAGGTAAAGTTGTACGTCCAGCGTGGGGTCAATCTGACCAAACTGTTATCCTTGTTGCATCCGTTGGTGACGCTACAAGAGAATTCATCATCACTGTCCCTGCAATCAATGTTAAACCTAACAATATCGCAGTCGCAGAAGCTAAAGATGCATTACTACTTGCTGGTATCGGCAATGGTGTTGCAGCTGACTTAGTATTACCTACCACTGTAGGTTCTGACGGTGTTACCGTTACTTGGTCATCTAATAACCCAGAAGTCATCAGCAATGCAGGTGTTGTTACTCGTCAACCAGAAAATGTCACTGTTATCTTAACAGCAACCTTAACTAAGGGTACTGTTTCTGATACCAAAGAATTCGAAGTTGTCGTATTATCATTCGCACCATTTACTGAAGTGGCATCCTTACAAGCAGCACTTGATCTATCCATCGTAAATAGAGCATTAGAAACACCAGTGGACACTTATGCGAAAGTATTAGGCGTTACTGTTGTTGGTGTCTCTGGCGACGGTTATATGATTTATGATGGCGCAAGCTTATTATATGTTTACACTGGTGGTACACCAGCTGCAAGCATCAAAGTTGGCGACGTTTATGACATCACTGGTTTCGTAGACTACTACTTTGGTTCATGGCAATTCAATGGTACTAAGAGTGCCGAAATGCCAACCATCCTTAAGGCATCTACAGAAGCAGCAAGTGTTCTAACTGCACAAACATTACCTGGCACAATTACACAATACATCGCAACATTACCTCAAACATTTACACAAACAGCACCGTTCCCTTACGCATACCTACAATTAGAAGGTAAAGTAAGAGTTCAAGGTACTGGTAACTATGACGTATTCGTTGTTGACTTTGATTATGCTGGTTCAGGTATCAACTCCGCAGCAAACTCACCATTCACACCAGATGCATTGATGGTTTACTACAAGTCTAACATCGACGCATTACGTGGATTAGACGGTCTAAAAGTTAGAATGAATGTCTTCCTATATTCTTATAGAACAGACAGAACCATCTTCACATTCATCTTCACAGGTGTTACTGAAGATATCGAAATCTTACCAATGACTGATCAAGAATCTGTTGACGCAGCAGCTATTCAAGCCGGCGCAGCATTGCCAGCAATTCAAGAAACTGCAGCAACATTAACATTACCTACAGATCTACTCGGTACAACCATCGTTTGGACCTCCTCAGATAATGCTTTAATCAACCCTACTACCGGTGTGGTTACACCAGTTGAAGGTTCTCAAACCGCAGTTACTTTAACAGCTACCATCACTAAGGGTGAAGCTTCTAAAGTTCAAAACTACGTGGTTAAAGTTGGTCAAATCCCACTTTCAACCGTAGCACAAGTGGTTGCAGCAGATGTTAACTCAACTGTATATCGTGTTCAAGGTACTGTCACAGCATCTGAATACTATAGAACTTACTTCATCCAACAAGGTGATGCAGGTATCGCGATTTACACATCAAACGCAACTTTATTAGCAACATTAAAAGCCAACGTTGGTAAAGACGTTGAAGTCATCGGTACAAGAGCTGTATTCAGCGGTATGAGACAAATGGCTCCATCCGAAATTAAAGCTTTAAATACCACAGGTACTGTCACTGCAGTCAACGCTGACGCTGTCGCATTGAACGCAACTGACATGCTTCCATACCAAGGCAGACTCGTTACATTAACACAACTTAAGGTTGTTGCATTACCTGCACAATCCTACGGTAACGTCGTTGTTGTTCTTGAACAAGTAGCCACTGGTAAGAGAATTGACATGAAGTGGGATTCCCGCGTTGCATTGTCTACTGCACAAGCAGCATTATTGGCATCCTTAACCGTTGGTAAAGAAGTCTCCGTTACAAACGTATTGGCTTGGAATAACAACCCTTACTTCTACTTCACAGACTCTACAATCGTCACTGAAGTTGCATTAACAGACGCAACTAAAGTCGCTGGCGATAAAGTAGCTCTAATGCTTCCAGCAGAAGTTAAGTCTAACCAAACATTAACATTACCTGCAACAGGTGCTAATGGTTCTGCAATCACTTGGGCAACCGACAATGCAGCAGTCATCTCCGAAGCAGGCGTGGTTACATTACCAGTTTCTGGTCAAGTTACAGTTAAATTAACTGCTACCGTAACATTAGGTACAGTGACTGAAACAAGAGAATTCAACATCGTTGTTGGATTATCTGACCAAGATTTAGTCGATGCAGACGCAGCAGCTCTAGTGGTTGCAGCAGCTCATACAACAGCAACAACCATCACATTACCTGCAACAGGTGCTAATGGCGCTGCAATCGTATGGACATCTTCAGACAATGCATTGATCGACCCAGCTACAGGCGCAGTTGTTATGCCAGTAAGTGGACAAGTCGTTGTTACTTTAACAGCTACACTATCCCTTAATGCAGCAACTAAAGTAGTTACATTTGAAGTCACTTTAGGTACTAACTCTGAACCTCAACAATATGCAACTGACCTATTCATTTCTGAATATATTGAAGGATCATCCAACAATAAAGCGATTGAAATTTACAATGGTACTGGTGCAGCAGTTGATCTAAGTGCTTACCGTTTAGATTTATATTCTAATGGTGCAACCACAGCGTCTACAACAAATACAATCACACTAAGTGGTACATTGGCTCATGGTGATGTCGTTGTTGTTTATAACTCAGGCGCAGTAGCAGGCATTTCATCTGTAGGTGATTTCACATCAACAGTAACATTCTTTAATGGTGATGATGCTGTAGTATTGGTTAAAAATGATGTTATCATCGACGTATTCGGCGTAATCGGTAATGACCCAGGTACATCTTGGACCATTGGTGATGATGCAACAGCAACAGCTGACAATACTGTCGTTAGAGTAGGGACCGTTATGGGACCAACAACTACTTGGAATCCAGCTGAATGGATGGTTTATCCAGTAGATACATTCACATATCTTGGATCCCACACAATGGGTCAACCAGCTTAA
- a CDS encoding ABC transporter ATP-binding protein — protein MEIRLEGLTKVFTDKTGKETRAVDELTITVPSGKLVGLLGPSGCGKSTTLFMIAGLHKPSGGKIFFGEDDVTKLAPEKRGIGLVFQNYALYPHMTVRQNIMFPLENLNVSHKQALVLVEEMADLVGIKDQLDKKPSQLSGGQQQRVAIARALVKKPRVLLLDEPLSNLDARLRLQTREEIKRIQRETGITTVFVTHDQEEAMSISDQMVVLNYGVMQQMAAPQDMYNHPDNLFVAKFLGNPPINTFEGRVEKGNIIIGEDIVVGQTQAKDGIYAVGIRPEDFKVDPRGFEVSTDTIERIGRDTMIRFNLGGVAMRALLESDTVTTTETINLMVKPGKIHLFDLESGSVVL, from the coding sequence ATGGAGATTAGATTAGAAGGTTTAACGAAGGTATTTACCGACAAAACCGGTAAAGAAACCAGAGCAGTAGACGAATTAACCATCACAGTCCCATCAGGTAAACTGGTAGGATTGTTAGGCCCATCTGGTTGTGGTAAGTCCACAACGCTATTTATGATTGCAGGACTTCACAAACCATCCGGTGGTAAGATTTTCTTTGGTGAAGATGACGTCACTAAATTAGCACCAGAAAAAAGAGGTATCGGTTTGGTTTTCCAAAACTATGCACTATACCCACACATGACGGTTAGACAAAACATCATGTTCCCATTAGAAAACCTCAATGTGAGCCACAAACAAGCGCTCGTATTGGTGGAAGAAATGGCTGATTTGGTTGGTATTAAAGACCAATTAGACAAAAAACCATCTCAACTATCTGGTGGTCAACAACAACGTGTCGCGATTGCGAGAGCCTTGGTTAAGAAGCCAAGAGTCTTGTTGCTAGACGAACCACTATCGAACTTAGATGCGAGATTACGTCTACAAACCAGAGAAGAAATCAAACGTATTCAAAGAGAAACCGGCATCACCACTGTCTTCGTCACCCATGACCAAGAAGAAGCGATGTCCATCTCTGACCAAATGGTTGTCTTGAACTACGGTGTGATGCAACAAATGGCTGCACCACAAGACATGTATAACCATCCAGACAACTTGTTTGTTGCAAAATTCTTAGGAAACCCACCAATCAACACTTTTGAAGGTCGTGTTGAAAAGGGCAATATCATCATTGGAGAAGACATCGTCGTTGGTCAAACCCAAGCTAAAGATGGCATTTATGCGGTCGGTATTCGTCCTGAAGACTTTAAAGTTGACCCACGTGGCTTTGAAGTTTCCACAGATACCATCGAACGTATTGGTAGAGATACCATGATTCGTTTCAATCTTGGTGGTGTGGCTATGAGAGCATTGTTAGAATCCGATACAGTGACCACCACTGAAACCATCAATTTAATGGTTAAGCCAGGCAAGATTCACTTATTCGATTTAGAAAGTGGTAGTGTGGTTCTATGA
- a CDS encoding carbohydrate ABC transporter permease yields MKRITKEIKRLDLIATLIDIAYAIIYLSLLGYFFWVLVEPEVITDVVNTTYNFIGIEVTSAQLNVMISLLVGYLLVFVPTAVKHVKRVVDKETIEMDPWDYRSQILYAFMAFFTGNIASAVIRFITANKMMLIIQDYNLGKGFIEGFKAIGKFFVSLVDSTKAYFERRTQYKSNISKFGKEKAKAMKIEAEVARKGSLSQQDLERVGRNDLIVKTLGLVAMYTFLTFIAIFIFIPFYWMILTALKTNVELTTRLNPRFFIGLDEMQWVNFKVAFTRFSFWRYLGNTVTVGLISMVGTVTTTILAAFAFSRLDFKGREFIFSILLMTMMIPGELYTITNYITVRNLGWYDSFLALIFPFMTSVFYIFFLRQSFKQIPDSLYRAAQVDGCGDFKYLTRVMIPIARPTITTITILSAIGAWDAYIWPQLVAPSEKNWLISVALRSTSFVVGSGSDARPVYNVQLAATALVTVPLLIIFFSLKKYIIRGVGRSGTKG; encoded by the coding sequence ATGAAAAGAATTACGAAAGAAATTAAGCGTCTAGACCTGATCGCTACGTTAATCGATATTGCATATGCAATTATCTACTTATCATTATTAGGGTATTTCTTCTGGGTTTTAGTTGAACCTGAAGTCATTACCGACGTGGTCAATACCACTTACAATTTCATTGGTATTGAAGTAACATCTGCACAACTCAACGTCATGATTTCGTTATTGGTTGGATACTTATTGGTATTCGTTCCAACCGCTGTGAAACACGTTAAACGTGTGGTTGACAAAGAAACCATTGAAATGGACCCATGGGATTATCGCTCACAAATCTTGTATGCATTTATGGCGTTTTTCACAGGGAACATCGCGTCCGCAGTGATTCGTTTTATCACAGCGAACAAGATGATGTTAATCATTCAAGATTACAATTTAGGCAAAGGCTTTATCGAAGGCTTTAAAGCGATTGGTAAGTTCTTTGTGAGTTTAGTGGATAGCACCAAAGCGTATTTTGAACGCCGTACCCAATATAAGAGCAACATCAGTAAGTTTGGTAAAGAAAAAGCCAAAGCAATGAAGATTGAAGCAGAAGTTGCGAGAAAAGGTTCATTGTCTCAACAAGACCTTGAACGTGTAGGCCGCAACGATCTCATCGTGAAAACCTTAGGGTTGGTAGCGATGTACACCTTCTTAACCTTCATCGCCATCTTCATCTTTATCCCATTCTACTGGATGATCTTAACCGCATTGAAGACCAACGTGGAATTAACCACCCGTCTCAACCCAAGATTCTTCATTGGCTTGGATGAAATGCAATGGGTCAACTTCAAAGTAGCTTTCACCAGATTTAGTTTCTGGCGTTACCTTGGTAATACCGTGACCGTTGGTTTAATCTCAATGGTCGGTACAGTCACCACCACCATCTTGGCAGCCTTCGCGTTCTCACGCTTAGACTTTAAAGGTAGAGAATTCATCTTCTCCATCTTGTTAATGACCATGATGATTCCAGGTGAACTTTACACCATTACCAACTACATCACTGTTAGAAACCTTGGATGGTATGACTCCTTCTTGGCGCTCATTTTCCCATTCATGACATCTGTATTCTATATTTTCTTCTTGAGACAATCGTTCAAGCAAATCCCTGATTCGCTTTACCGTGCCGCTCAAGTCGATGGTTGTGGCGACTTCAAGTACTTAACCAGAGTCATGATTCCAATCGCAAGACCAACCATCACCACCATTACCATTCTTTCTGCCATCGGTGCTTGGGATGCCTATATCTGGCCTCAACTCGTCGCACCAAGTGAAAAGAACTGGCTGATTTCCGTCGCACTTCGTAGCACCAGCTTCGTCGTCGGTTCGGGTTCAGATGCTAGACCGGTTTACAACGTCCAATTGGCTGCAACAGCCCTCGTTACCGTACCACTATTGATTATTTTCTTCTCGCTTAAGAAATACATCATCCGCGGTGTGGGTAGAAGTGGAACCAAAGGATAG
- a CDS encoding thermonuclease family protein has translation MKKAFFLLLLAVFAFSLVGCVENPPVIEDTRYTLTDLTGKTQSQIEAIFEEVGITVQFREVQSSTVAAGTFIRYVGYNVGDKVETTVSIRIEIAIPVPSAPTINGADEASVYVSVQGNPPTFDIYAGVTATDFQGNDIPFGNFFYVLEIKDSNQNTLSEVNFYQIGVYYVTYQAMNSGLSTTVTRTINVVVPPFDTNNTDNLQLAVSYAGKSFINDGIGVVTITTHTDADTTNFRDSVTGERFTVRYLGIDAPEATSKYEPWGIKAANFVRETLDNAETIILQAEGVRTDGNERYLAWVWYIKDGKTRLLNLELVEEAYAWTSAVASTQYGSIFVTAQAETQLTGRRIYGEVDPDFDYSTGGTPIEIGALLDNFNDYIAKKVTITGVITSKVGNSIYIEQNNRGIYMYAGYNMTNELQIGYEVTIQGLVPAVYFQSKQLSNYTIDNMILLSTDNPVTISTIAANQVSQYVGRVVRIEDLTVTQIQLSQSGLTTDAYTVVARDSNNNTINIRVDDYTAKVVPSYTFSVGAQFSVTAPVTQFNSGYQLMLPGMGSIEFNN, from the coding sequence TTGAAAAAGGCATTCTTCTTATTGCTGCTTGCCGTATTTGCATTTTCATTGGTTGGGTGTGTTGAAAATCCACCAGTGATTGAAGATACACGTTATACCCTTACGGATTTAACGGGCAAGACACAATCTCAAATTGAAGCAATATTTGAAGAAGTTGGCATTACAGTACAATTTAGAGAGGTTCAAAGTAGCACAGTAGCAGCGGGAACCTTTATTAGATACGTCGGCTATAACGTAGGCGATAAAGTCGAAACCACTGTCAGTATCCGTATTGAAATCGCAATTCCAGTCCCATCTGCACCAACCATTAACGGTGCAGATGAGGCTTCGGTTTATGTGTCAGTACAAGGTAACCCACCCACATTTGATATTTATGCGGGTGTGACAGCAACCGACTTCCAAGGCAACGATATACCGTTTGGCAATTTCTTCTATGTATTAGAAATTAAGGATAGCAATCAAAATACGTTATCCGAAGTGAACTTCTATCAAATAGGGGTTTATTACGTGACATATCAAGCGATGAACAGTGGTTTATCCACAACCGTGACTCGTACGATCAATGTCGTTGTTCCGCCATTTGATACGAACAATACCGATAATTTACAGCTCGCTGTATCTTATGCAGGTAAGTCGTTTATCAATGATGGTATCGGGGTAGTTACCATTACCACCCATACCGACGCGGACACCACCAACTTTAGAGATTCCGTGACAGGTGAAAGATTCACCGTTCGATACTTAGGTATTGATGCACCTGAAGCGACCTCAAAATATGAACCATGGGGCATCAAAGCTGCCAACTTTGTGAGAGAAACCTTAGATAACGCAGAAACCATCATTCTTCAAGCCGAAGGCGTCAGAACCGATGGTAACGAACGTTATTTAGCTTGGGTTTGGTACATCAAAGACGGTAAGACAAGATTGTTAAACCTCGAATTGGTTGAAGAAGCCTATGCTTGGACTAGTGCTGTTGCATCGACACAATATGGATCCATATTCGTCACTGCACAAGCCGAAACCCAACTCACAGGCAGACGCATCTATGGTGAGGTTGACCCAGATTTTGACTACTCGACCGGTGGTACACCAATAGAAATTGGCGCACTGTTAGATAATTTCAACGATTATATAGCGAAAAAAGTGACCATCACAGGTGTCATCACTTCAAAAGTAGGTAACAGCATATATATTGAACAAAACAACCGTGGTATCTATATGTATGCAGGCTACAACATGACCAATGAATTACAAATTGGTTATGAAGTCACGATTCAAGGGTTAGTCCCTGCTGTGTATTTCCAATCCAAACAGTTATCCAACTATACGATTGATAATATGATTTTGTTAAGCACAGACAACCCAGTCACCATCAGTACCATCGCTGCGAACCAAGTTTCACAGTATGTGGGTAGAGTGGTTAGAATCGAAGACTTAACAGTGACACAGATTCAATTGTCTCAATCCGGTTTAACCACCGATGCTTATACCGTGGTAGCGAGAGATTCCAATAACAATACCATCAATATTCGCGTCGATGATTACACGGCGAAAGTCGTTCCAAGCTACACGTTCAGTGTTGGCGCACAATTCTCGGTTACAGCCCCAGTAACACAGTTTAACTCCGGTTATCAACTCATGTTACCAGGGATGGGCAGTATAGAATTTAATAATTAA